In Haemorhous mexicanus isolate bHaeMex1 chromosome 6, bHaeMex1.pri, whole genome shotgun sequence, a single window of DNA contains:
- the CREB3L1 gene encoding cyclic AMP-responsive element-binding protein 3-like protein 1 isoform X1 → MDSILEPFPAERLFPAAGTGFLDFGDFSEADFLSNVHFSENLDHFSDNMEDLSNDLFSSFFDDPVLAEKNPLLDMDLDPPTPGIQAEHSYSLSGDSAPQSPLVPVKTEDNANELENGVWSLGPKLCSIMVKQEQNLPLDLPESQLPASSIPVLNLNPLQRLPLPEEVPIEMTPAPVIKAEPKEVNQFLNVPTVDDLVQMPPTPPSSHGSDSDGSQSPRSLPPSSPARPAARSSTAISSSPLLTAPHKLQGTSGPLLLTEEEKRTLIAEGYPIPTKLPLTKAEEKALKRVRRKIKNKISAQESRRKKKEYVECLEKKVETYTTENNELWKKVETLENANRTLLQQLQKLQALVAGKVSRPYKMASTQTGTCLMVLALCFVLILGSLMPCLPEFSSASQTVKATPAPDIYTTSKIQSRSLLFYDEGAGSLEESYSSFLTMDHPEGWEAKKRQSEEGRPHLARTHETAKYLSKTQGGPDQNQTDPPLSHLKEQFRERETSSSETTEFL, encoded by the exons CATTTCTCAGAGAACCTGGATCACTTCTCTGACAACATGGAAGATTTGTCCAATGACCTCTTCAGCAGTTTCTTCGATGACCCAGTACTGGCTGAGAAGAACCCTCTGCTGGACATGGACCTGGATCCACCCACTCCAGGCAtccaggcagagcacagctaTTCCCTCAGTGGAGActctgctccccagagcccccttgTGCCTGTCAAGACTGAAGATAATGCTAACG AGCTGGAGAATGGAGTGTGGTCACTGGGGCCCAAACTATGCTCCATCATGGTGAAACAGGAACAGAACCTGCCTCTAGACCTGCCTGAGTCCCAGCTACCTGCCAGCTCCATACCAGTGCTGAACCTCAACCCTCTGCAGAGACTACCACTCCCCGAGGAG gttCCTATAGAAATGACTCCAGCACCTGTGATCAAAGCTGAACCCAAAGAGGTGAACCAGTTTCTAAATGTACCTACAG TAGATGACCTGGTGCAGATGCCTCCAACTCCacccagcagccatggcagtGACAGTGATGGATCTCAGAGCCCTCGgtccctgcctccctccagcccagcccggcctgCTGCTCGCTCTTCTACTGCCATCTCCTCCTCACCTCTCCTCACAGCACCACAT AAGTTACAAGGAACCTCTGGCCCACTGCTCTTGACCGAAGAGGAGAAGCGCACCTTGATTGCAGAGGGTTACCCCATTCCTACCAAGCTGCCCCTCAccaaagcagaggagaaagcaCTGAAGAGGGTCAGGAGGAAAATCAAGAACAAG ATCTCTGCTCAGGAGAGCcgcaggaagaagaaagagtaTGTGGAATGTCTAGAGAAAAA GGTAGAGACATACACAACAGAAAACAATGAACTCTGGAAAAAAGTGGAGACCTTAGAAAATGCAAACAG GACTCTGCTCCAGCAGTTACAGAAGCTTCAGGCTCTGGTAGCTGGGAAAGTCTCCAGACCTTATAAAATGGCTTCCACGCAGACTGGGACCTGTCTAATG GTGCTGGCACTCTGCTTCGTTCTGATCCTGGGATCCCTGATGCCCTGTCTCCCTGAATTCTCTTCAGCATCACAGACAGTGAAAGCAACACCAGCACCAGACATTTACACAACTAGTAAGA ttCAGTCACGGAGCCTCCTTTTCTATGATGAGGGTGCTGGCTCCTTAGAAGAGAGCTATAGCTCCTTCCTAACCATGGACCATCCTGAGGGGTGGGAAGCCAAAAAAAGGCAGTCTGAAGAAGGAAGGCCCCATCTGGCCAGGACACATGAGACGGCTAAATATCTGAGCAAAACCCAGGGGGGTCCTGACCAGAACCAAACTGACCCACCTCTCAGCCACCTCAAAGAGCAATTCCGTGAGAG ggAGACAAGCTCCAGTGAGACAACTGAATTCTTGTAG
- the CREB3L1 gene encoding cyclic AMP-responsive element-binding protein 3-like protein 1 isoform X2: MDSILEPFPAERLFPAAGTGFLDFGDFSEADFLSNVHFSENLDHFSDNMEDLSNDLFSSFFDDPVLAEKNPLLDMDLDPPTPGIQAEHSYSLSGDSAPQSPLVPVKTEDNANELENGVWSLGPKLCSIMVKQEQNLPLDLPESQLPASSIPVLNLNPLQRLPLPEEVPIEMTPAPVIKAEPKEVNQFLNVPTDDLVQMPPTPPSSHGSDSDGSQSPRSLPPSSPARPAARSSTAISSSPLLTAPHKLQGTSGPLLLTEEEKRTLIAEGYPIPTKLPLTKAEEKALKRVRRKIKNKISAQESRRKKKEYVECLEKKVETYTTENNELWKKVETLENANRTLLQQLQKLQALVAGKVSRPYKMASTQTGTCLMVLALCFVLILGSLMPCLPEFSSASQTVKATPAPDIYTTSKIQSRSLLFYDEGAGSLEESYSSFLTMDHPEGWEAKKRQSEEGRPHLARTHETAKYLSKTQGGPDQNQTDPPLSHLKEQFRERETSSSETTEFL, from the exons CATTTCTCAGAGAACCTGGATCACTTCTCTGACAACATGGAAGATTTGTCCAATGACCTCTTCAGCAGTTTCTTCGATGACCCAGTACTGGCTGAGAAGAACCCTCTGCTGGACATGGACCTGGATCCACCCACTCCAGGCAtccaggcagagcacagctaTTCCCTCAGTGGAGActctgctccccagagcccccttgTGCCTGTCAAGACTGAAGATAATGCTAACG AGCTGGAGAATGGAGTGTGGTCACTGGGGCCCAAACTATGCTCCATCATGGTGAAACAGGAACAGAACCTGCCTCTAGACCTGCCTGAGTCCCAGCTACCTGCCAGCTCCATACCAGTGCTGAACCTCAACCCTCTGCAGAGACTACCACTCCCCGAGGAG gttCCTATAGAAATGACTCCAGCACCTGTGATCAAAGCTGAACCCAAAGAGGTGAACCAGTTTCTAAATGTACCTACAG ATGACCTGGTGCAGATGCCTCCAACTCCacccagcagccatggcagtGACAGTGATGGATCTCAGAGCCCTCGgtccctgcctccctccagcccagcccggcctgCTGCTCGCTCTTCTACTGCCATCTCCTCCTCACCTCTCCTCACAGCACCACAT AAGTTACAAGGAACCTCTGGCCCACTGCTCTTGACCGAAGAGGAGAAGCGCACCTTGATTGCAGAGGGTTACCCCATTCCTACCAAGCTGCCCCTCAccaaagcagaggagaaagcaCTGAAGAGGGTCAGGAGGAAAATCAAGAACAAG ATCTCTGCTCAGGAGAGCcgcaggaagaagaaagagtaTGTGGAATGTCTAGAGAAAAA GGTAGAGACATACACAACAGAAAACAATGAACTCTGGAAAAAAGTGGAGACCTTAGAAAATGCAAACAG GACTCTGCTCCAGCAGTTACAGAAGCTTCAGGCTCTGGTAGCTGGGAAAGTCTCCAGACCTTATAAAATGGCTTCCACGCAGACTGGGACCTGTCTAATG GTGCTGGCACTCTGCTTCGTTCTGATCCTGGGATCCCTGATGCCCTGTCTCCCTGAATTCTCTTCAGCATCACAGACAGTGAAAGCAACACCAGCACCAGACATTTACACAACTAGTAAGA ttCAGTCACGGAGCCTCCTTTTCTATGATGAGGGTGCTGGCTCCTTAGAAGAGAGCTATAGCTCCTTCCTAACCATGGACCATCCTGAGGGGTGGGAAGCCAAAAAAAGGCAGTCTGAAGAAGGAAGGCCCCATCTGGCCAGGACACATGAGACGGCTAAATATCTGAGCAAAACCCAGGGGGGTCCTGACCAGAACCAAACTGACCCACCTCTCAGCCACCTCAAAGAGCAATTCCGTGAGAG ggAGACAAGCTCCAGTGAGACAACTGAATTCTTGTAG
- the CREB3L1 gene encoding cyclic AMP-responsive element-binding protein 3-like protein 1 isoform X3 — MDSILEPFPAERLFPAAGTGFLDFGDFSEADFLSNVHFSENLDHFSDNMEDLSNDLFSSFFDDPVLAEKNPLLDMDLDPPTPGIQAEHSYSLSGDSAPQSPLVPVKTEDNANELENGVWSLGPKLCSIMVKQEQNLPLDLPESQLPASSIPVLNLNPLQRLPLPEEVPIEMTPAPVIKAEPKEVNQFLNVPTVDDLVQMPPTPPSSHGSDSDGSQSPRSLPPSSPARPAARSSTAISSSPLLTAPHKLQGTSGPLLLTEEEKRTLIAEGYPIPTKLPLTKAEEKALKRVRRKIKNKISAQESRRKKKEYVECLEKKVETYTTENNELWKKVETLENANRTLLQQLQKLQALVAGKVSRPYKMASTQTGTCLMVLALCFVLILGSLMPCLPEFSSASQTVKATPAPDIYTTIQSRSLLFYDEGAGSLEESYSSFLTMDHPEGWEAKKRQSEEGRPHLARTHETAKYLSKTQGGPDQNQTDPPLSHLKEQFRERETSSSETTEFL; from the exons CATTTCTCAGAGAACCTGGATCACTTCTCTGACAACATGGAAGATTTGTCCAATGACCTCTTCAGCAGTTTCTTCGATGACCCAGTACTGGCTGAGAAGAACCCTCTGCTGGACATGGACCTGGATCCACCCACTCCAGGCAtccaggcagagcacagctaTTCCCTCAGTGGAGActctgctccccagagcccccttgTGCCTGTCAAGACTGAAGATAATGCTAACG AGCTGGAGAATGGAGTGTGGTCACTGGGGCCCAAACTATGCTCCATCATGGTGAAACAGGAACAGAACCTGCCTCTAGACCTGCCTGAGTCCCAGCTACCTGCCAGCTCCATACCAGTGCTGAACCTCAACCCTCTGCAGAGACTACCACTCCCCGAGGAG gttCCTATAGAAATGACTCCAGCACCTGTGATCAAAGCTGAACCCAAAGAGGTGAACCAGTTTCTAAATGTACCTACAG TAGATGACCTGGTGCAGATGCCTCCAACTCCacccagcagccatggcagtGACAGTGATGGATCTCAGAGCCCTCGgtccctgcctccctccagcccagcccggcctgCTGCTCGCTCTTCTACTGCCATCTCCTCCTCACCTCTCCTCACAGCACCACAT AAGTTACAAGGAACCTCTGGCCCACTGCTCTTGACCGAAGAGGAGAAGCGCACCTTGATTGCAGAGGGTTACCCCATTCCTACCAAGCTGCCCCTCAccaaagcagaggagaaagcaCTGAAGAGGGTCAGGAGGAAAATCAAGAACAAG ATCTCTGCTCAGGAGAGCcgcaggaagaagaaagagtaTGTGGAATGTCTAGAGAAAAA GGTAGAGACATACACAACAGAAAACAATGAACTCTGGAAAAAAGTGGAGACCTTAGAAAATGCAAACAG GACTCTGCTCCAGCAGTTACAGAAGCTTCAGGCTCTGGTAGCTGGGAAAGTCTCCAGACCTTATAAAATGGCTTCCACGCAGACTGGGACCTGTCTAATG GTGCTGGCACTCTGCTTCGTTCTGATCCTGGGATCCCTGATGCCCTGTCTCCCTGAATTCTCTTCAGCATCACAGACAGTGAAAGCAACACCAGCACCAGACATTTACACAACTA ttCAGTCACGGAGCCTCCTTTTCTATGATGAGGGTGCTGGCTCCTTAGAAGAGAGCTATAGCTCCTTCCTAACCATGGACCATCCTGAGGGGTGGGAAGCCAAAAAAAGGCAGTCTGAAGAAGGAAGGCCCCATCTGGCCAGGACACATGAGACGGCTAAATATCTGAGCAAAACCCAGGGGGGTCCTGACCAGAACCAAACTGACCCACCTCTCAGCCACCTCAAAGAGCAATTCCGTGAGAG ggAGACAAGCTCCAGTGAGACAACTGAATTCTTGTAG